A window of Apium graveolens cultivar Ventura chromosome 8, ASM990537v1, whole genome shotgun sequence contains these coding sequences:
- the LOC141680693 gene encoding uncharacterized protein LOC141680693, which produces MAQSERISVNIPPLLIGSENYNDWKFQMEIFLQRDAYEWDAVENGITTPMKDGKPKPLKDLSPEEVNALNYNAKAMNAPLSGMAATELRKVSACTTTKQIWDTIRVSHEGTSKVREVKLSMLISDYEAFRLERDESVKDAQGRFLTLMNFISLLDKIIPQAEINRKIL; this is translated from the coding sequence atggcaCAATCAGAACGTATATCAGTTAATATCCCTCCTCTCTTAATTGGATCTGAGAATTACAATGACTGGAAATTTCAAATGGAGATTTTCCTTCAGCGAGATGCTTATGAATGGGATGCTGTTGAGAATGGCATAACTACTCCTATGAAAGATGGAAAGCCAAAGCCTCTAAAGGATTTGTCTCCTGAAGAAGTCAATGCCTTGAACTACAATGCTAAAGCCATGAATGCTCCTCTAAGTGGAATGGCTGCAACAGAACTACGCAAAGTTTCTGCATGTACTACAACTAAACAAATCTGGGATACTATCCGAGTTAGCCACGAAGGAACATCTAAGGTACGTGAAGTGAAACTTAGTATGCTAATAAGTGATTATGAAGCTTTCAGGTTGGAACGAGATGAAAGTGTCAAAGATGCTCAAGGAAGGTTTTTGACCTTGATGAATTTTATCTCACTACTCGACAAGATCATTCCTCAAGCTGAGATCAATAGAAAAATCCTCTGA
- the LOC141680695 gene encoding uncharacterized protein LOC141680695 — protein MALAIIYQSIPEEILLSVAEKKSAEEAWEAIKTMCVGVDRVKKAKVQTLRSELESLTMKETEQIDDFCMRLCGIVTNICVLGEIMEESYVVKKLLRAVPAKYLQIASTIEQFGNLEEMTVEETLGRLKAHEERIRGTTETSGNQLLLTEEEWMKKEAQNGQLLLTREEWLKKMSQNQKGKWDAESRNKEGNRGYRDKSKVRCFNCSILGHYASECRKPK, from the coding sequence ATGGCGTTGGCAATAATTTACCAGAGTATTCCAGAGGAGATTTTACTGTCCGTAGCAGAGAAGAAGTCGGCAGAGGAGGCTTGGGAGGCTATAAAAACCATGTGTGTAGGTGTTGATAGAGTGAAGAAGGCGAAGGTGCAGACCTTGAGATCCGAACTAGAGTCTCTAACCATGAAAGAAACCGAGCAGATTGATGATTTCTGTATGAGGCTGTGTGGTATCGTAACAAACATATGTGTTTTGGGTGAGATAATGGAGGAATCATATGTTGTCAAGAAACTTCTCAGGGCAGTGCCAGCCAAGTATCTTCAAATTGCCTCTACGATAGAACAGTTTGGCAATCTTGAAGAAATGACAGTTGAAGAAACCTTGGGACGACTCAAAGCTCATGAAGAACGAATTCGTGGGACTACGGAGACCTCAGGTAATCAGCTGTTATTGACAGAGGAGGAGTGGATGAAAAAGGAAGCTCAGAATGGACAGTTGTTGCTTACTAGGGAGGAGTGGCTGAAGAAAATGTCACAAAATCAGAAGGGTAAGTGGGATGCTGAATCTAGAAACAAGGAAGGAAACCGAGGATATCGAGACAAGAGCAAAGTGAGATGCTTCAATTGCAGCATCTTGGGACATTATGCTTCTGAATGTCGTAAACCAAAATGA